The proteins below are encoded in one region of Colias croceus chromosome 17, ilColCroc2.1:
- the LOC123699188 gene encoding UMP-CMP kinase translates to MWDRLFRPLSSYIKKMVPEVVFVLGAPGAGKGTQCTFISKEFDFVHLSAGDLLREERQRPGSEYGEMIEEKIRNGEIVPVEVTCSLIHKAMTKSGKTRFLIDGFPRNKDNLDGWERVMSDKTKLLFVLFFECSRDLCTERCLGRGAAGSGRSDDNLESLKKRFNTYLNDTMPIINHYDEKGLVRRVNAETSPQEVFEDVKKCFNAL, encoded by the coding sequence ATGTGGGATCGACTCTTTCGTCCGCTAAGTAGTTACATTAAAAAGATGGTTCCTGAAGTTGTTTTCGTTTTGGGTGCTCCTGGAGCCGGCAAGGGCACACAGTGTACATTTATTTCGAAGGAATTCGATTTCGTGCACCTTTCTGCTGGTGATCTGTTGCGTGAGGAGCGTCAAAGGCCTGGTTCAGAATATGGCGAGATGATCGAGGAAAAGATCCGGAACGGTGAGATCGTACCGGTAGAGGTTACGTGTTCGTTAATACACAAGGCTATGACAAAATCTGGTAAGACACGGTTCCTTATTGATGGTTTTCCAAGAAATAAAGACAATTTAGATGGTTGGGAGCGTGTGATGTCTGATAAGACGAAACTTCTCTTTGTATTGTTTTTCGAGTGTTCCCGAGATTTATGTACGGAAAGGTGTCTGGGACGAGGAGCCGCTGGTAGCGGCCGCTCTGACGATAATCTAGAGAGTCTGAAGAAGAGATTTAATACCTATTTGAATGATACCATGCCAATTATTAACCATTATGATGAAAAGGGTCTAGTTCGCAGGGTAAATGCGGAAACGAGCCCACAGGAAGTATTCGAAGATGTCAAGAAGTGCTTCAATGCACTTTAA